A window from Deltaproteobacteria bacterium encodes these proteins:
- a CDS encoding RHS repeat protein, whose protein sequence is MKRFFFSLLVLSWAVCFFWIGQALADGLTYYYDDLNRLWKVEYPDGKTIEFSYDNVGNRKSVSVNPPPDSDNDGLSDILEQSMCTDPADDDTDDDGLLDGNEDANHNGLLDADETDPCLTDTDGDGIQDGTERGLAAAEGTGTDLAVFIADADPATVTDPLLEDSDGDGLFDGEEDVNYNGNMDPGEQDPNSSDCDYLLHDITISAGVTRDYTTACSITAGPDFVIEASAAVSFQAGTGISLGPGFKAKQGSQFSAGVQ, encoded by the coding sequence ATGAAAAGGTTTTTTTTCTCTCTTCTCGTGTTGTCTTGGGCGGTCTGTTTTTTCTGGATTGGCCAGGCCCTAGCCGACGGACTCACCTACTACTACGATGATCTGAATCGATTATGGAAGGTGGAATACCCGGATGGCAAGACCATCGAGTTTAGCTACGACAATGTGGGCAACAGAAAAAGCGTATCAGTCAATCCCCCGCCAGACAGCGATAACGATGGCTTATCGGATATCCTAGAACAGTCCATGTGCACGGATCCAGCAGATGATGACACCGATGACGACGGACTGCTGGACGGCAATGAAGATGCAAACCACAACGGCCTCCTGGATGCCGACGAAACAGACCCGTGTCTTACAGATACCGACGGTGACGGCATTCAGGACGGCACCGAGCGGGGTCTTGCTGCCGCCGAGGGAACAGGCACTGACCTGGCCGTATTCATTGCCGATGCGGACCCGGCAACGGTCACCGATCCTCTGCTCGAAGATAGTGACGGGGACGGCTTATTTGATGGCGAGGAGGATGTCAACTACAACGGCAACATGGATCCGGGCGAGCAGGACCCCAATTCCAGCGATTGTGATTACCTCTTGCACGATATCACCATTTCAGCCGGGGTCACTCGCGATTACACCACAGCATGTTCGATCACCGCGGGGCCCGATTTTGTGATCGAAGCGAGCGCCGCTGTCAGTTTTCAGGCCGGCACCGGAATCTCCCTGGGCCCCGGATTCAAGGCAAAGCAGGGAAGCCAGTTCAGCGCCGGCGTTCAATGA